From one Flavobacterium sp. N502536 genomic stretch:
- the xerD gene encoding site-specific tyrosine recombinase XerD, giving the protein MKWDRYIKDYQSYLRIERGLSKNTIENYGFDIERLCLFLESNRIEISPLKIDDETVQQFIYAVAKEVNPRSQARIISGLKSFFNYLVFEDYRNDSPMELIETPKTGRKLPDTLSVKEIDALIAAIDLSTNEGERNRAMLETLYGCGLRVSELVTLKISDLFFDEGFVKITGKGNKERFVPVGKVTQKYIQLYQKEIRVNLKIKKGCEDTLFLNRRGNQLTRAMIFTIIKDLTVKINLHKSISPHTLRHSFATHLLENGADLRSIQLMLGHESITTTEIYVHLDRSFLKEVMLSFHPRK; this is encoded by the coding sequence ATGAAATGGGACCGTTACATAAAAGATTATCAGTCGTATCTGCGCATCGAGAGAGGTTTGTCTAAAAACACTATCGAAAACTATGGTTTTGATATCGAACGGCTGTGTCTTTTTCTGGAATCGAACCGCATCGAAATTTCTCCGCTTAAAATTGATGATGAAACGGTACAGCAGTTTATTTATGCAGTTGCCAAAGAAGTCAACCCACGCTCGCAGGCGCGAATTATTTCGGGTCTGAAAAGTTTCTTTAATTATCTGGTATTTGAAGATTATAGAAATGACAGTCCGATGGAGTTGATTGAAACTCCCAAAACCGGAAGAAAACTGCCGGATACCTTATCGGTAAAAGAAATTGATGCACTTATTGCCGCAATTGATCTGAGTACTAACGAAGGCGAGCGCAATCGTGCGATGCTCGAAACTTTATACGGTTGCGGACTTCGGGTTTCCGAATTGGTTACTTTGAAAATTTCGGATTTATTTTTTGACGAAGGCTTTGTGAAAATTACCGGAAAAGGAAATAAAGAGCGTTTTGTTCCTGTGGGAAAAGTGACTCAAAAATACATACAGCTTTATCAGAAGGAAATTCGTGTGAATCTTAAAATAAAGAAAGGCTGTGAGGATACTTTGTTTTTAAACCGAAGAGGCAATCAGCTAACACGTGCCATGATTTTTACCATTATAAAAGATTTGACGGTGAAAATCAACCTGCATAAGAGTATTAGTCCGCATACACTAAGACATTCTTTTGCAACTCATTTACTCGAAAATGGTGCCGACCTAAGATCGATTCAGTTGATGTTAGGACATGAGTCTATTACGACTACTGAAATTTATGTGCATTTGGACAGGAGTTTTCTGAAAGAAGTAATGTTATCTTTTCATCCTAGGAAATAA
- a CDS encoding porin family protein gives MKRIILAAVAVMVFGFANAQKTRFGVKGGLNISTVVGGDVEDTKSLIGFHVGGFAEIHVVQRFFIQPELLFSTQGTKVDGFSGNDADIKLNYLNIPVVAKYYIIDKKFNVEAGPQLGVLLSAKAEGNDIKDFTRSVDLGFNLGAGYSFTDNLSVGLRYTIGLSPLSDKDIDNSDDYYDSAKNSNLALSLAYKF, from the coding sequence ATGAAAAGAATAATTTTGGCTGCTGTAGCAGTAATGGTATTTGGTTTTGCTAATGCGCAAAAAACTAGATTTGGAGTAAAAGGAGGTCTTAATATTTCAACAGTAGTTGGAGGTGATGTTGAAGACACTAAATCGCTTATAGGTTTTCACGTTGGAGGTTTTGCAGAAATTCATGTTGTTCAGCGATTTTTTATTCAGCCAGAGCTTTTGTTCTCGACTCAGGGAACTAAAGTTGATGGATTTTCAGGGAATGACGCTGATATTAAATTGAACTACTTGAACATTCCGGTAGTGGCTAAGTATTACATCATTGATAAAAAATTCAACGTTGAAGCTGGTCCACAGCTGGGTGTATTGTTATCGGCTAAAGCAGAAGGTAATGACATTAAAGATTTTACCAGATCAGTAGATCTTGGTTTTAACTTAGGAGCGGGATACAGTTTTACAGACAATCTTTCAGTAGGTCTTCGTTACACAATTGGTTTATCTCCTCTTTCGGATAAAGATATCGACAATTCAGACGATTATTATGACAGTGCTAAAAATAGTAACCTTGCGTTATCTTTAGCATACAAGTTCTAA
- a CDS encoding porin family protein, with translation MKKIILAAVLFIATSATIQAQLVQFGVKAGVNFASQPGDASLQGVAFDKEGITSYHVGVVAEVKLLEKFSIQPELLYSTQGATYKFKDAQQDFKNKLAYLSVPVMAKIYMTKSLSLEVGPQASFLVSQKDDVRFNDANTFDFALNAGLGLKITNSIFVQGRYSLGLTDVSSSADVRNSVVQLSAGFLF, from the coding sequence ATGAAAAAAATAATCTTAGCAGCTGTTTTGTTCATCGCAACTTCAGCTACAATTCAGGCTCAATTAGTACAATTTGGAGTTAAAGCAGGGGTTAACTTTGCAAGTCAACCTGGAGACGCATCATTACAAGGTGTAGCTTTTGACAAAGAAGGTATCACAAGCTACCACGTTGGTGTAGTTGCAGAAGTTAAATTATTAGAAAAATTCTCTATTCAACCAGAGCTTTTATATTCTACTCAAGGTGCAACTTATAAATTTAAAGATGCTCAACAAGACTTTAAAAACAAATTAGCTTATTTATCTGTTCCTGTAATGGCTAAAATTTATATGACAAAATCATTAAGTTTAGAAGTTGGACCACAGGCTTCTTTCTTAGTAAGTCAAAAAGACGACGTAAGATTTAATGATGCTAACACATTCGACTTCGCTCTTAATGCCGGATTAGGATTAAAAATCACTAACAGTATTTTTGTTCAGGGTCGTTATAGTTTAGGTTTAACAGATGTTTCATCAAGTGCAGATGTTAGAAATTCAGTAGTTCAGCTATCTGCCGGATTCTTATTCTAA
- the aroQ gene encoding type II 3-dehydroquinate dehydratase: MKICIINGPNLNLLGKREPEVYGSQTFEDYFETLQAKFPNVELSYYQSNIEGELIGKIQECGFTFDGIILNAGAYTHTSIGLGDAMKAVTTPVIEVHISNTYARESFRHQSYLSGNAKGVILGFGLKSYELAIQSFL; the protein is encoded by the coding sequence ATGAAAATCTGCATCATCAACGGACCCAATTTGAATCTTTTAGGAAAAAGAGAACCGGAAGTTTACGGAAGTCAAACTTTTGAAGATTATTTTGAAACGTTGCAGGCTAAATTTCCAAACGTTGAACTTTCCTATTACCAAAGTAATATTGAAGGCGAATTGATTGGAAAAATTCAGGAATGCGGTTTTACTTTTGACGGAATTATTCTGAATGCCGGAGCTTATACCCACACGTCTATCGGATTGGGAGACGCCATGAAAGCTGTTACGACTCCCGTAATCGAAGTACATATTTCGAACACCTACGCGCGTGAAAGTTTCAGACATCAATCCTATTTATCCGGAAATGCCAAAGGTGTTATCCTTGGTTTTGGACTAAAAAGTTACGAATTGGCGATCCAATCTTTTTTGTAA
- a CDS encoding DUF5686 and carboxypeptidase regulatory-like domain-containing protein — protein sequence MKNYTFLAFLFFSISNFAQIKGTVTDEKGAPLPFVSIFEENTYSGTTSNEQGKFQLTVKEPGKNKIVFQYLGYKTQKITIPADAKTTLPDVKMSEESFALNEVVIDPKNNPANAIIRSAIASKKDNSDKVARYTADFYSKGMFKVKDLPKKILGKKVDLGDDMASNLDSTGTGILYLSETISKITFEKPNKLKERIIASKISGNNKGYSYNTASMSTYDFYENTLDFDVKLISPIADNAFSYYKYKLEGSFYDDNKQQVYKIKVIPKRDKEPVFEGYIYIVDDSFAIYAIDLDIKGYRMKNEFTEVMSLNQSFSYNTKNKIWIKNAQTLDFTAGIFGIKFSGKFNYVYSNYEFPASFEKKTFGNEVVAFEPNANKKDDAFWNNIRPIPLTIEESTDYTKKDSLLVIRKSQKYTDSVDAKNNKFKVTDLLMGYDYKNTFKRHSFDYKGVLNLASLSFNTVQGFNLDSGFSFKKWSEDESKTTSISTTFNYGFSEDRFRVTGEFSHKFNNINYAFIRVSGGTKVAQFNGAQPISKLVNSVSSLFFKDNYMKLYNLEFAQINYSQNVLNGVNLSANVGYEQRKPLFNTTDYSFFKKEDFYSSNNPLAPNDFTTPAFSQHHLFKTSLGARINFGNKYISRPDGRYNFKDDKFPTLFLSVEKAFAASEKKYEFEKIGAAVYYDLSLGNKGVLGMTFKAAKFFNADNISFIDYKHFNGNQTHIGTSDRYLNVFNLMPYYTNSTNDRYFEMHLEHNDKGFIMNKIPILNLLKSTMNIGFHSLAIPDRKPYTEFTAGLDNLGFGKFKIFRLDYVHSYQGGIQQNGIVFGLKILNALD from the coding sequence ATGAAAAACTATACTTTCCTCGCCTTTTTATTTTTTTCTATTTCAAACTTCGCCCAAATTAAGGGAACCGTAACCGACGAAAAAGGTGCTCCTTTGCCTTTTGTTTCCATCTTTGAAGAAAACACCTATAGCGGAACAACTTCTAACGAACAGGGTAAATTTCAACTTACGGTAAAAGAACCCGGCAAAAACAAAATCGTTTTCCAGTATTTGGGGTATAAGACTCAAAAGATAACGATTCCTGCCGATGCAAAAACAACACTTCCGGATGTAAAAATGTCTGAAGAAAGCTTTGCTCTAAACGAAGTGGTAATCGACCCTAAAAACAATCCTGCCAACGCCATTATTAGAAGTGCCATTGCCAGCAAAAAAGACAACTCCGACAAAGTTGCCCGATATACCGCAGATTTCTATTCGAAAGGAATGTTTAAGGTGAAAGATTTGCCTAAGAAGATTCTGGGAAAAAAAGTAGATCTGGGTGACGATATGGCTTCTAATTTGGACTCAACGGGAACAGGAATTCTGTATTTATCTGAAACCATCTCCAAAATTACTTTTGAAAAACCCAACAAACTAAAAGAACGAATTATTGCCTCTAAAATCTCAGGAAACAACAAGGGATACAGCTATAACACCGCTTCAATGTCGACTTATGATTTTTACGAAAATACTTTAGACTTCGATGTAAAACTCATTTCTCCTATTGCCGATAATGCCTTCAGCTATTACAAATACAAACTCGAAGGTTCTTTTTATGATGACAACAAGCAGCAGGTTTATAAAATCAAGGTAATTCCAAAACGTGACAAAGAGCCTGTTTTTGAAGGCTATATTTACATAGTCGACGACAGTTTTGCTATTTATGCTATTGATCTGGACATCAAAGGCTATCGCATGAAAAACGAATTCACAGAAGTGATGAGCCTCAATCAAAGCTTTAGCTACAATACAAAAAACAAAATCTGGATCAAAAATGCCCAGACCTTAGATTTTACAGCCGGTATTTTTGGAATTAAGTTCTCTGGAAAATTTAATTATGTGTATTCTAATTATGAGTTTCCGGCCTCTTTTGAAAAGAAAACATTCGGAAATGAAGTGGTTGCTTTTGAACCTAATGCCAACAAAAAAGACGATGCTTTCTGGAACAACATTCGTCCCATCCCGCTAACGATCGAAGAAAGCACCGATTACACCAAAAAAGATAGTCTGCTCGTTATTAGAAAATCTCAAAAATACACCGACTCTGTTGATGCCAAAAACAACAAGTTTAAAGTGACTGATTTGCTAATGGGGTACGATTATAAAAACACTTTCAAAAGACATTCTTTTGACTATAAAGGTGTATTAAATTTGGCTTCTTTAAGTTTTAATACCGTTCAGGGGTTTAATTTAGATTCCGGTTTCTCTTTTAAAAAGTGGAGTGAAGATGAAAGCAAAACGACTTCGATCAGTACCACTTTTAATTATGGTTTTTCAGAGGATCGCTTTAGAGTTACTGGCGAATTCAGTCATAAATTCAACAATATAAATTATGCTTTTATCAGAGTTTCAGGAGGAACGAAAGTCGCCCAGTTCAATGGTGCTCAACCAATCAGTAAGCTGGTCAATTCTGTAAGCTCATTGTTTTTTAAAGACAATTATATGAAGCTGTACAATTTGGAGTTTGCGCAGATTAACTATTCGCAAAATGTTCTAAATGGCGTTAACCTGAGTGCAAACGTAGGTTACGAGCAGCGCAAACCGCTTTTTAACACTACCGATTATTCTTTCTTTAAAAAAGAGGACTTCTACTCGTCAAACAATCCACTGGCACCAAACGATTTTACGACTCCGGCATTTAGTCAGCACCATTTGTTTAAGACTTCTTTAGGCGCCCGAATTAACTTTGGAAACAAATACATTTCAAGACCAGACGGAAGATATAATTTTAAAGACGATAAATTCCCAACCCTTTTCTTGTCTGTTGAAAAAGCATTTGCCGCCAGCGAAAAGAAATATGAATTTGAAAAAATCGGAGCGGCGGTGTACTACGATTTATCTTTGGGTAATAAAGGGGTATTAGGCATGACTTTTAAAGCCGCAAAATTCTTTAATGCTGATAATATTTCGTTTATCGATTACAAACATTTTAACGGAAACCAGACTCATATCGGAACCAGTGACCGTTACCTGAATGTTTTCAACCTAATGCCTTATTATACCAACAGTACGAATGACCGTTATTTTGAAATGCATTTGGAGCACAACGACAAAGGTTTTATCATGAATAAAATCCCGATTTTGAATCTTTTAAAATCAACCATGAACATCGGTTTTCACTCACTGGCCATACCGGACAGAAAACCTTACACGGAGTTTACCGCTGGTTTAGACAATTTAGGATTTGGCAAGTTTAAGATCTTCCGACTGGATTATGTACATTCCTATCAGGGAGGAATCCAGCAAAATGGAATTGTATTTGGATTGAAAATCCTGAACGCACTAGACTAG
- a CDS encoding cation diffusion facilitator family transporter has protein sequence MTDEQKAVKATYFSIIGNTCLAILKGLAGFFGNSYALIADAIESTTDIFSSFLVLFGIKYSNKPADENHPYGHGRAEPLITFLVVGFLITSATIIGYESIANIQTPHDLPKSWTLYVLGAIIIWKEYSFRLVMKRSKQTNSSSLAADAWHHRSDAITSVAAFTGISIALIMGKGYESADDWAALFAAFFILYNSYKIFRPALGEIMDENLNDDLVEEIRVKALTVPGILGTEKCFIRKAGMRYHVDLHAIVSAKISVKEGHELSHKLQDTLKEKIPQLGNVLIHIEPDDYHC, from the coding sequence ATGACAGATGAACAAAAAGCTGTAAAAGCTACTTATTTCAGTATTATAGGAAACACCTGCTTAGCCATCTTAAAAGGGCTGGCAGGTTTTTTTGGCAATTCTTATGCCCTAATTGCCGATGCAATTGAATCTACTACTGATATCTTTTCGTCTTTTTTGGTTTTATTTGGAATCAAGTATTCCAACAAGCCTGCTGATGAGAATCACCCTTATGGTCATGGTCGTGCCGAACCTTTAATCACATTTTTGGTGGTTGGTTTTTTGATTACCTCGGCTACAATTATTGGATATGAAAGTATCGCTAATATTCAGACACCACACGATTTGCCAAAATCCTGGACGCTTTATGTTCTGGGAGCAATTATCATATGGAAAGAATATTCGTTTCGTTTGGTGATGAAACGAAGCAAACAAACCAATAGTTCGTCACTAGCGGCAGATGCCTGGCACCATCGCAGTGATGCGATTACTTCTGTTGCCGCATTTACCGGAATCTCAATCGCATTAATCATGGGGAAAGGGTATGAATCAGCAGACGATTGGGCGGCACTTTTTGCTGCTTTTTTTATCTTATACAACAGTTACAAAATTTTCAGACCGGCATTGGGTGAAATTATGGACGAAAATCTGAATGATGATTTAGTCGAAGAAATCCGTGTAAAGGCTTTAACCGTTCCCGGTATTTTGGGTACCGAAAAATGTTTCATCCGTAAAGCAGGAATGCGCTATCACGTAGACCTTCATGCCATAGTTTCGGCTAAGATTTCGGTGAAAGAAGGACACGAATTATCACACAAACTCCAGGATACCTTAAAAGAGAAAATTCCACAATTAGGCAATGTTCTGATTCATATTGAGCCGGATGATTATCATTGTTAA
- the murA gene encoding UDP-N-acetylglucosamine 1-carboxyvinyltransferase, producing MGIFKIEGGIPLKGEITPQGAKNEALQILCAVLLTGEKVRINNIPDIIDINKLITLLGNLGVKIQRNEPGSITFQADEVNVGYLETEAFKKEGGALRGSIMIVGPLLARFGKGYIPKPGGDKIGRRRLDTHFEGFINLGAKFRYNREDHFYGVESPAEGLTGTDMLLDEASVTGTANIVMAAVLAKGKTTVYNAACEPYLQQLCKMLNSMGAKITGVGSNLLTIEGVESLGGCEHRILPDMIEIGSWIGLAAMTKSEITIKNVSWENLGLIPNTFRKLGITIEKRNDDIYIPAHKDGYEVKTDIDGSILTIADAPWPGFTPDLLSIVLVVATQAKGDVLIHQKMFESRLFFVDKLIDMGAKIMLCDPHRAVVMGHNFESQLKATTMSSPDIRAGISLLIAALSAKGTSTIQNIEQIDRGYERIDERLRAIGAKIVRA from the coding sequence ATGGGAATTTTTAAAATCGAAGGAGGAATTCCTTTAAAAGGAGAAATCACTCCGCAAGGAGCAAAAAACGAAGCATTACAAATTTTATGTGCCGTGCTTCTAACAGGAGAAAAGGTGAGAATTAATAATATTCCCGATATTATTGACATTAATAAACTAATCACTTTATTAGGTAATTTAGGAGTTAAAATTCAACGAAATGAGCCGGGTTCGATTACGTTTCAGGCAGATGAAGTTAACGTTGGATATTTGGAAACAGAAGCTTTCAAAAAAGAAGGTGGAGCACTTCGTGGTTCTATTATGATTGTTGGGCCACTTTTGGCTCGTTTTGGTAAAGGATATATTCCAAAACCAGGAGGGGATAAAATTGGACGTCGTAGATTAGATACTCACTTTGAAGGTTTTATTAACCTTGGAGCAAAATTCAGATACAACAGAGAAGATCATTTTTATGGAGTAGAATCTCCTGCAGAAGGTCTTACCGGAACAGATATGTTACTTGATGAAGCATCGGTAACCGGAACGGCAAACATTGTGATGGCAGCTGTTTTGGCTAAAGGAAAAACTACCGTTTACAATGCTGCTTGTGAGCCTTATTTACAGCAGTTGTGTAAAATGCTAAACTCTATGGGAGCTAAAATTACCGGAGTTGGTTCGAATTTACTAACGATCGAAGGTGTTGAAAGCCTTGGCGGATGCGAGCACAGAATTCTTCCGGATATGATTGAAATCGGTTCCTGGATTGGTCTTGCAGCGATGACTAAAAGCGAAATTACAATCAAAAATGTAAGCTGGGAAAATTTAGGTTTAATTCCAAACACCTTTAGAAAACTTGGTATTACTATTGAAAAACGCAATGACGATATTTACATTCCTGCTCATAAAGATGGGTATGAAGTAAAAACAGATATTGATGGTTCTATTTTGACAATTGCCGATGCACCTTGGCCAGGATTCACTCCTGATTTATTGAGTATCGTTTTGGTGGTGGCAACACAGGCAAAAGGTGATGTTTTAATTCACCAGAAAATGTTTGAAAGCCGTTTGTTTTTCGTAGATAAATTAATTGATATGGGAGCAAAAATTATGTTATGCGATCCGCACAGAGCGGTGGTTATGGGACATAATTTTGAGTCTCAACTGAAAGCAACAACAATGTCGTCTCCTGATATTCGTGCGGGGATCTCGTTATTGATCGCAGCTCTTTCAGCAAAAGGAACAAGTACTATCCAAAATATCGAACAAATTGACCGTGGATACGAGCGTATCGATGAGCGATTGAGAGCAATTGGAGCAAAAATCGTAAGAGCTTAA
- a CDS encoding DUF4290 domain-containing protein: MNEKYRKEVANDVVFNLEYNSERQRLIIPEYGRHLQKLIDQATAIEDAETRNKAAKYIIQVMGSLNPHLRDVPDFQHKLWDQLFIMSDFKLNVESPYPIPSRDVLQLKPDVLQYPQNFPKYRFYGNNIKYMIDVANKWEDGEMKNALVLVIANHMKKSYLSWNKDTVKDDVIFEHLYELSGGKINLLQSTEELLNTTDLLRTNKRMSNKITPPGQPKIQSNKNNKGPGKTKPFQKNNNQK, translated from the coding sequence ATGAACGAAAAATATAGAAAAGAAGTCGCGAATGATGTTGTTTTTAACTTAGAATATAATTCTGAAAGACAACGGTTAATCATTCCAGAATACGGTCGTCATTTGCAAAAACTGATTGATCAGGCTACTGCAATTGAAGATGCTGAAACGCGTAACAAAGCTGCGAAATACATTATTCAGGTAATGGGAAGTCTGAATCCGCACTTGCGTGATGTACCGGATTTTCAACATAAATTATGGGATCAGCTTTTTATCATGTCTGATTTTAAATTGAATGTTGAATCGCCATATCCAATTCCGTCCCGCGATGTTCTACAGTTAAAACCGGACGTTTTACAGTATCCGCAGAATTTTCCAAAATACAGATTTTATGGTAATAATATCAAGTATATGATAGATGTTGCGAATAAATGGGAAGATGGCGAGATGAAAAATGCATTGGTATTGGTCATTGCCAATCACATGAAAAAGTCTTACCTGAGCTGGAACAAAGATACTGTTAAAGACGATGTGATTTTTGAGCATTTGTATGAGTTGTCGGGAGGTAAAATCAATTTGTTGCAAAGCACGGAGGAGCTTTTAAATACAACCGATTTGTTGCGTACCAACAAACGTATGTCCAACAAAATTACGCCGCCAGGACAGCCAAAAATCCAAAGCAATAAAAACAATAAAGGGCCAGGAAAAACGAAGCCTTTTCAGAAAAATAATAATCAGAAATAA
- a CDS encoding DUF493 domain-containing protein, translated as MENDKEKNTAEFYERLKVELDNSNTWPAEYLYKFIVPSVDDNVERVEKAFNNMGAVIKTTKSKTGKFTSVSVDVTMHSADEVIGKYKEVSTIEGIVSL; from the coding sequence ATGGAGAACGATAAAGAAAAAAACACCGCTGAATTTTACGAGAGATTAAAAGTTGAGTTAGACAATTCAAATACCTGGCCAGCAGAATACTTGTATAAATTCATTGTACCTTCAGTAGACGATAATGTAGAGCGCGTTGAAAAAGCTTTTAACAATATGGGTGCGGTTATCAAAACAACAAAGTCGAAAACCGGTAAATTTACCAGTGTTTCTGTTGATGTTACCATGCATAGTGCTGACGAAGTGATTGGCAAATACAAAGAAGTTTCTACCATAGAAGGTATAGTTTCATTATAA
- a CDS encoding alpha/beta hydrolase family protein yields the protein MKTRIFLLLVTFIFNSMKAQEVKTMTYFQNDTIKLDLDLYLPQKKTNEKTPLILFAFGGGFSGGERTSEKDFGLFMAKNGYAVASISYTLYMKGSDFGCKGTLTEKIKAIQMGVSDMWQATSFLIQHANQYNLDTSKFFISGISAGAEIGFHASFWDYKLMNLYASNLPENFKYSGFIGGSGAIMDINLITKEKAIPMLLAHGNNDTTVPYSAGSHRSCPTNASGWLILFGSYAVYNQMKDLHKDIELITFCGGGHEFSGYLFHDGKQYVLDFVNDVLKGKKFKSHIIIPSKKKDVNSGKYLFCE from the coding sequence ATGAAAACGCGCATTTTCCTTCTTCTGGTTACTTTTATATTTAATTCAATGAAAGCACAGGAAGTTAAAACCATGACTTACTTCCAAAATGACACGATCAAACTGGATTTAGATTTATACTTGCCTCAAAAGAAAACAAACGAAAAAACACCCTTGATCCTTTTTGCTTTTGGTGGCGGATTTTCTGGTGGAGAACGCACAAGTGAAAAAGATTTCGGACTGTTTATGGCAAAAAACGGCTACGCGGTTGCCAGCATTTCCTATACCCTGTACATGAAAGGAAGTGATTTTGGCTGCAAAGGAACTTTAACCGAAAAAATAAAAGCCATTCAAATGGGCGTTAGCGATATGTGGCAGGCTACTTCGTTTTTAATTCAGCATGCAAATCAGTACAATCTCGATACTTCCAAATTCTTTATTTCCGGAATCAGTGCGGGTGCCGAAATTGGCTTTCATGCCTCTTTTTGGGATTACAAACTCATGAATTTATACGCCAGCAATTTACCCGAAAATTTCAAATACTCCGGTTTCATTGGAGGCTCCGGAGCCATTATGGATATCAATTTAATCACCAAAGAAAAAGCAATTCCAATGTTACTGGCGCACGGAAATAACGACACAACGGTTCCTTATAGCGCAGGTTCACATCGCTCCTGCCCTACCAATGCTTCAGGCTGGTTAATTTTGTTTGGTTCCTATGCGGTGTACAACCAAATGAAGGACCTTCATAAAGATATTGAACTTATTACATTTTGTGGCGGTGGGCATGAATTTTCCGGCTACCTTTTTCACGACGGAAAACAATATGTTCTGGATTTTGTAAACGATGTTTTAAAAGGAAAGAAATTTAAATCGCATATTATCATCCCTTCAAAAAAGAAAGATGTAAATTCCGGAAAATATTTATTTTGTGAGTGA
- a CDS encoding ATP-binding protein, whose product MQKQIIVLIGGPGTGKSTLINELVARGYCCYPEISRQVTLEAQQRGIDQLFLEQPLLFSEMLLNGRIKQFEDANEEPHNVVFIDRGIPDVVAYMDYINDDYPESFAKACEDFKYTKTFILPPWEEIYESDAERYENFDQAQKIQKHLVDTYKKYGYDLIEVPKDTVENRILYILDKI is encoded by the coding sequence GTGCAAAAACAAATTATAGTTCTCATTGGTGGCCCGGGAACGGGAAAATCTACTCTTATCAACGAATTGGTAGCTCGTGGCTACTGCTGTTACCCTGAAATTTCAAGACAAGTTACACTCGAAGCACAACAAAGAGGCATCGATCAATTATTTTTGGAACAACCTTTATTGTTTAGCGAAATGCTATTGAATGGCCGAATTAAACAATTCGAAGACGCAAATGAAGAACCTCACAATGTAGTTTTTATCGACCGTGGAATTCCCGATGTCGTGGCTTATATGGATTATATCAATGATGATTATCCGGAGAGTTTTGCAAAGGCCTGTGAGGATTTTAAATATACTAAAACTTTTATTTTACCACCCTGGGAAGAAATTTACGAGAGCGACGCAGAGCGTTACGAGAATTTTGATCAGGCACAAAAAATTCAGAAACATCTTGTTGATACCTATAAAAAATACGGTTACGACTTAATTGAAGTACCTAAAGATACGGTTGAGAACAGAATTCTTTATATCTTAGATAAAATTTAG